In a single window of the Cucurbita pepo subsp. pepo cultivar mu-cu-16 chromosome LG18, ASM280686v2, whole genome shotgun sequence genome:
- the LOC111780741 gene encoding transcription factor bHLH68-like isoform X3, with protein sequence MNIGGLQSSVMQQMMMGSENPNWWNSNNHSSLPFPSNSFYHLQHHFPDSWSQLPLGDVVGEEDQKGFMPMFQQAKKLEDWDEETLNNHKVDIKKHHSPHSINYVYGHGGVGVGVSVGVVGDDYQLPPKQNWSPMIPASSPHSCITSFSTNMLDFSNNNNNNNNSPAHHSRPTHPQPDRSSECNSNPRGGAMKKSRVESSSNQTSLKVRKEKLGDRITALHQLVSPFGKTDTASVLLEAIGYIRFLHTQIEALSLPYLGSSSGSTRQQEQHSVRNNSQLPKIYKTHFKFMDKICFFFFSLIL encoded by the exons atgaacatAGGGGGATTGCAAAGCTCAGTTATGCAACAGATGATGATGGGTTCAGAAAACCCTAATTGGTGGAATTCAAATAATCACTCTTcacttccttttccttctaattCCTTCTATCACCTTCAACACCACTTTCCAGATTCTTGGAGCCAACTTCCCTT GGGCGATGTGGTTGGTGAAGAGGATCAAAAGGGTTTTATGCCAATGTTCCAACAAGCCAAGAAGTTGGAGGATTGGGATGAAGAGACTTTGAATAATCATAAAGTTGATATCAAGAAACACCACTCACCTCATTCCATCAACTATGTCTATGGACACGGCGGTGTTGGTGTCGGTGTCAGTGTCGGTGTCGTAGGCGACGATTATCAATTGCCTCCTAAACAAAACTGGTCCCCTATGATACCAGCTTCTTCTCCTCACTCATGTATCACAAGTTTCAGTACTAATATGTtggatttttcaaataataacaataacaataacaacTCTCCCGCTCATCATTCCCGCCCTACGCATCCCCAACCAGATCGCTCTTCCGAG TGTAACAGCAATCCAAGGGGTGGGGcaatgaagaaatcgagggtCGAATCCTCTTCAAACCAAACGAGTTTGAAG GTTAGGAAGGAAAAATTGGGTGACAGAATTACAGCTCTCCACCAGCTTGTTTCTCCATTTGGGAAG ACTGACACAGCTTCAGTTTTGTTAGAAGCTATTGGCTACATCAGATTCCTTCATACTCAAATTGAG GCCCTCAGTTTGCCTTACTTGGGCAGTTCTTCGGGAAGTACGAGGCAGCAAGAACAACATTCTGTAAGAAATA